The following proteins come from a genomic window of Amaranthus tricolor cultivar Red isolate AtriRed21 chromosome 14, ASM2621246v1, whole genome shotgun sequence:
- the LOC130799281 gene encoding secreted RxLR effector protein 161-like, which produces MSSVPYANVVGCLMYAMVCTRPVIAHAVSVVSRFMARPGREHWQGVKRIFRYLRGTSDIGLVYGNGKECLVTGYSDSDYAADVDTWRSVTGYVFTLGGSMVSWKSTLQSSVTLSTTEAEYIALTSAAKESIWLKGFVGELGIAQDFATVYCDSLSAICLAKDQVHHDRTKHIDIRSWLKTCRDESWLRTYRDVRFMHELYIGFWLEICSLCVDEVVC; this is translated from the exons ATGTCTAGTGTTCCTTATGCCAACGTTGTTGGctgtttgatgtatgctatggtctgCACTAGGCCGGTTATTGCGCACGCTGTCAGTGTTGTGAGTAGGTTCATGGCTCGACCTGGGAGAGAGCACTGGCAAGGGGTGAAAAGGATTTTTCGCTATTTGAGAGGAACATCTGATATTGGTCTTGTGTATGGAAATGGTAAGGAGTGTTTGGTAACTGGATATAGTGATTCTGATTATGCAGCTGATGTGGATACCTGGAGGTCGGTGACCGGAtatgtgtttactttgggtggttctaTGGTGAGTTGGAAGTCTACATTGCAGTCTTCGGTTACGTTGTCTActactgaagctgagtacatAGCTTTAACTTCTGCAGCTAAGGAGTCTATATGGCTCAAAGGCTTTGTAGGTGAACTGGGTATCGCACAAGATTTTGCTACGGTGTATTGTGATAGTCTAAGTGCCATTTGCTTAGCTAAAGACCAAGTACACCATGATCGGACCAAGCACATTGACATCAG GTCTTGGTTGAAGACCTGTCGGGATGAGTCTTGGTTGAGGACTTACCGGGATGTACGGTTTATGCATGAGCTTTACATCgggttttggcttgagatatgttcaCTATGTGTTGATGAGGTCGTTTGCTGA